The following proteins are encoded in a genomic region of Clarias gariepinus isolate MV-2021 ecotype Netherlands chromosome 12, CGAR_prim_01v2, whole genome shotgun sequence:
- the lin7a gene encoding protein lin-7 homolog A isoform X2 → MATVLQPLSLERDVARAIELLEKLQESGDVPGHKLQSLKKVLQSEFCTAIREVYQYMHETITVNGCPEYQARATAKATVAAFAASEGHSHPRVVELPKTDEGLGFNVMGGKEQNSPIYISRIIPGGVAERHGGLKRGDQLLSVNGVSVEGEHHEKAVELLKAAEGSVKLVVRYTPKVLEEMEARFEKLRSARRRQQQQLLIQQQQQHNLNTQQNHTA, encoded by the exons ATGGCGACAGTACTGCAGCCTCTCAGCTTGGAGCGCG acgtGGCGAGGGCTATAGAGCTGCTGGAGAAGCTGCAGGAATCAGGTGATGTTCCTGGTCACAAGCTGCAGTCACTGAAGAAGGTTCTGCAGAGTGAGTTCTGTACAGCCATCCGAGAG GTCTACCAGTACATGCACGAGACGATAACAGTGAACGGCTGCCCTGAGTATCAGGCTCGAGCCACTGCAAAG GCGACAGTGGCAGCTTTCGCCGCGAGTGAAGGCCACTCCCACCCGCGAGTGGTGGAACTACCCAAAACCGATGAGGGTCTGGGCTTCAACGTGATGGGCGGGAAAGAGCAAAACTCCCCAATCTACATCTCTCGCATCATCCCAGGGGGCGTGGCTGAGCGACACGGCGGATTAAAAAGGGGCGATCAGCTGCTGTCTGTCAACGGAGTG AGTGTGGAAGGCGAGCACCATGAGAAGGCGGTGGAGCTGCTGAAGGCGGCTGAGGGCAGCGTGAAGCTGGTGGTGCGCTACACACCCAAAGTCCTGGAGGAGATGGAGGCTCGCTTCGAGAAGCTCCGCTCTGCCCGACGCcgccagcagcagcagctcctCATTCAGCAACAGCAACAACACAACCTCAACACTCAACAGAACCACACAGCGTAG
- the lin7a gene encoding protein lin-7 homolog A isoform X1, which translates to MATVLQPLSLERDVARAIELLEKLQESGDVPGHKLQSLKKVLQSEFCTAIREVYQYMHETITVNGCPEYQARATAKATVAAFAASEGHSHPRVVELPKTDEGLGFNVMGGKEQNSPIYISRIIPGGVAERHGGLKRGDQLLSVNGVSVEGEHHEKAVELLKAAEGSVKLVVRYTPKVLEEMEARFEKLRSARRRQQQQLLIQQQQQHNLNTQQNHTALLQKKKK; encoded by the exons ATGGCGACAGTACTGCAGCCTCTCAGCTTGGAGCGCG acgtGGCGAGGGCTATAGAGCTGCTGGAGAAGCTGCAGGAATCAGGTGATGTTCCTGGTCACAAGCTGCAGTCACTGAAGAAGGTTCTGCAGAGTGAGTTCTGTACAGCCATCCGAGAG GTCTACCAGTACATGCACGAGACGATAACAGTGAACGGCTGCCCTGAGTATCAGGCTCGAGCCACTGCAAAG GCGACAGTGGCAGCTTTCGCCGCGAGTGAAGGCCACTCCCACCCGCGAGTGGTGGAACTACCCAAAACCGATGAGGGTCTGGGCTTCAACGTGATGGGCGGGAAAGAGCAAAACTCCCCAATCTACATCTCTCGCATCATCCCAGGGGGCGTGGCTGAGCGACACGGCGGATTAAAAAGGGGCGATCAGCTGCTGTCTGTCAACGGAGTG AGTGTGGAAGGCGAGCACCATGAGAAGGCGGTGGAGCTGCTGAAGGCGGCTGAGGGCAGCGTGAAGCTGGTGGTGCGCTACACACCCAAAGTCCTGGAGGAGATGGAGGCTCGCTTCGAGAAGCTCCGCTCTGCCCGACGCcgccagcagcagcagctcctCATTCAGCAACAGCAACAACACAACCTCAACACTCAACAGAACCACACAGC